TGGCCGGCGAAGACCTTGACCCGGATACCCTGTCACAGGTCTATGGCTGTTACACCGCGGCCTATGCCATTCGTGGCCAGCAGCCCTACCTGCGGCCCGGGTTCTTCCGGGCAATCGTCAAAACACAGCCCGACTCGATCGTGGTTTTCGCTGCCTTCCGCGACGGTCACATGGTCGCCGCCGCCATCTGCTTTCGTGATGACGAGTGCCTCTATGGGCGACACTGGGGCAGCCTGGTCGACATCCCCGGACTGCATTTCGAAGCCTGCTACTACCAGGGTATCGCGTACTGCCTCGACCAGGGACTCGGGCGCTTCGAACCCGGCACCCAGGGCGAGCACAAGATCAGTCGCGGCTTCGAACCCGTGCCGGTGTACTCTGCCCATTACATTCGACACCCTGGACTGCGCGATGCCATTGCCGATTTCCTGCAGCGCGAGACACCGGTGATCGCGGACTACCGCGAACGCGCAGCCGAACTGTTGCCGTACAAGGAGCGACAGGCATGACACGCAGCGTGCTGAACCTGCGCTGGATTCCGGCTGATGCCCCGCCGGACGACTTCCCGCCACCAGAGCTCGCCATGACCGAGCCGGACGGGCTGCTGGCTGCCGGTGGGGACCTGTCCCCCGCCCGCTTGCTGGCCGCCTACCAGCGCGGGATCTTTCCGTGGTTCTCCGAGGGCCAGCCGATCCTGTGGTGGTCGCCCGACCCGCGCGCCGTGATCCTGCCCGCGGAATTGCGGGTCTCCCGCAGCCTGCGAAAGAAACTGCGCCAGCGCCCTTTTGCCTTCACGGTGGACTCGGCCTTCCCCGCGGTCATCCAGGCCTGTGCCGAAGCACCCCGGCCCGGGCAGGACGGGACCTGGATCACCCCTGACATGCAGGCGGCATACATCGAACTGCACCGGCAAGGCCATGCCCATTCGATCGAGGTCTGGCAGGAAGACAGCCTGGTCGGGGGCCTCTACGGCCTCGCCATCGGCAAGACCTTCTGCGGCGAGTCGATGTTCTCGCAGGCGACGGATGCCTCCAAGGCGGCCTTCCTGTTGCTGGTACGCGAGCTCCAGGCGCGTGATTTCACGCTGATCGATTGCCAGCTGGACAACCCCCACCTGGCAAGCCTCGGCTGCCAGCTGCTGCCGCGGGCACAGTTCCTGGCTCGCCTGCATGCTGGTCAGGCGGGTCATGCCGGGGCCGAAAATGCCGAAAAATGGACCTTGTCGGTTTCTACCAGCGATCTCGGGGATTATGATCCGTCGGTAGCGGTTTCCTGACGGAGGGCGGCACGCATGAACCAGAACGAAGGCCAGCCGGTCACCCTGCCGCTGTACCTGACGCCCGAGCATCCTTGCAGTTATTACCCGGAGCGCGAAGCGCGCACCGTGTTTGCCGATCCACGGCTGATTCCGGATCGCCGTGCCCAGACGGAAATGGCAGAAGCCGGTTTTCGCCGCAGCGGTTCCTATCTCTATCGACCGGAATGCGAGCACTGCTCGGCCTGCATCCCCTTGCGCGTTCCGGCCCGGGGCTTCACGCCCAACCGCAGCCAGCGACGCAACCTGCGCGACAATGCCGACCTGAATATCAGCTGGCAGCGCAGCTGGTGTGACGACGAGCTGCTGGCCCTGTACAACCGCTACCAGCACTGGCGCCATCCCGAGGGTGACATGGTGGCGCATGGCGCTGCGCATTTTTCCGACTTCCTGCTGAGCCGCTGGGCGGACAGCTGGTTCCTGGAGATCCAGGACGAGGAACGGCTGGTCGGCGTGCTGGTCGCCGACCGCCTGGAACGCGGAATCTCGGCCGTCTACACCTTTTACGACCCAGCCTACGAGCAGCGTGGTCTCGGCAGTTTCGCCATCCTGCAACTGATTGCCCACGCCCGCAGCCAGGGGCTCAGGGATGTCTATCTCGGATACTGGCTGCCAGGCCACCCGAAAATGGACTACAAGCGGAAGTTCGGGCCGGCAGAGTACTTTGTCGAAGGCCAGTGGCGCCGCGCGGAAAGCCCCCAGGTACGGGAGAAAGTTGCACTTCACGAGGCAATGGGGCAGAATCCTGCGCCTTCGGAAGAAACAGGATAATCAGCAACTTATGGCGAAAGAAGACGCAATCCAGATGGAAGGCGAAGTTCTCGAAACGCTGCCGAACACGACTTTTCGTGTCGAGCTCGAGAACGGCCATGTCGTGACCGCTCATATCAGCGGCCGCATGCGCAAGAACTACATCCGCATTCTCACCGGTGACAAGGTCACGGTGGAATTGACACCCTACGACCTGACCAAGGGCCGTATCGTCTACCGCGGTCGCTGATTTCCAGCCGAATTCCAGCCGAATTCCAGAACCGACAGACACACAGGAAAAAGCCGGGCACTGCCCGGCTTTTTCTTGCCTGCTTGTTTGGCCTGCTTGCCGATAGCGACCGCGCCGCTTTCGGTGCCCGCCTCAGGCCGGGGCGGACGCTTTCTCAATCACCTCGATTTCCAGTGACCCGTCCTTGGCGGTGACATGCACTTCGCCACCATCGACCAGCTTGCCGAAGAGCAATTCCTCGGCCAACGGTCGCTTGATGTGTTCCTGCACCACGCGCGCCATCGGACGAGCACCCATCTTCGGATCGTAGCCCCGCTCGGCAATCCAGGTGCGGGCCTCGTCGTCCAGGTCCAGCGTGACACCCTTCTCCTCCAGCTGTCCTTCCAGTTCCATGACGAACTTGTCGACCACGCGGGAGATGGTGGCTTCGTCCAGCGGTGCGAAATTGATGATGGAATCCAGGCGGTTGCGGAATTCCGGCGAAAACTGCCGCTTGATCGCTTCCATGCCGTCGGAGCTGTGATCCTGCGAGGTGAAACCGATAGACGTACGCGACATTTCGCTGGCACCGGCGTTCGTGGTCATGACGATGATCACATGACGGAAATCCGCCTGCCGACCGTTGTTGTCCGTCAGCGTGCCGTGGTCCATCACCTGCAAGAGGATGTTGAACACTTCCGGATGCGCTTTTTCGATCTCGTCCAGCAACAGCACGCAATGCGGCTGCTTGTTGACCGCTTCGGTCAGCAAGCCACCCTGGTCGTAACCCACGTAGCCCGGCGGTGCGCCGATCAGGCGTGACACCGTATGGCGTTCCATGTATTCGGACATGTCGAAGCGCACCAGCTCGATGCCCATGGCGCGCGCCAGCTGGCGAGTCACTTCGGTCTTGCCCACGCCGGTCGGACCGGCGAACAGGAAGGAACCAATCGGCTTGTCCTCCGGCCCGAGACCGGAGCGAGACATCTTGATGGCCGAAGACAGGGTCTCGACCGCTTCGTCCTGGCCAAAGATGGTCAACTTGAGATTGCGCTCCAGGTTCATCAGCACGTCCTTGTCGGAGGAACTGACACTCTTGGGCGGGATTCGCGCAATCTTGGCCACGATGTTCTCGACATCGTGGACCGTGATCGACTTGCGTCGCTTGCTGGTCGGCTGCAGGCGCATGTTCGCACCCGCCTCGTCGATGACGTCGATTGCCTTGTCCGGCAAATGCCGATCCGTGATGTGGCGAGCTGCCAGTTCAGCCGCGGCCCGCAGCGTCTTGGGCGGGTATTTCACATCGTGATGCTCTTCGAAACGGGAGCGCAGGCCCTTGAGTATCTCGACCGTCTCTTCGATGCTCGGCTCGGGCACGTCGATCTTCTGGAAACGACGTGACAGGGCGCGGTCCTTTTCGAAAATGCCGCGATATTCCTCGTAGGTCGTCGAACCGATGCACTTCAATTCGCCATTGGCGAGCAAGGGCTTTATCAGGTTGGAGGCATCCATCACGCCACCCGAGGCCGCACCGGCACCGATCACCATGTGGATTTCATCGATGAACAGGATGGCATTGTCCTGCTTCTTCAGCTCGGACAGCACGCCCTTGAGGCGCTTTTCGAAATCGCCGCGATACTTGGTGCCTGCCACCAGGGCGCCGAGGTCCAGCGAATAGATCACGGCGCTCAGCAGCACCTCAGGGACCTCACCTTCCACGATGCGCTTGGCCAGCCCCTCGGCGATGGCCGTCTTGCCAACACCGGCCTCGCCAACGTACAGCGGGTTGTTCTTGCGACGGCGGCAGAGGATCTGCACCGTGCGCTCTACTTCCAGGTCCCTGCCGATCAGCGGATCGATCAGGCCCTGGGATGCCCGTTCGTTGAGATTGGCGGCAAAATTGTCCAGCGGATTGCCGGAGGGTTCGCCGCCCTCCTCGTCCGGCACCTGGATGTCGGGATCATCGCCTTCCTCGCCCGGGATCTTGGAGATGCCATGCGAGACGTAGTTGACGACATCAAGCCGCGTGACATCCTGCTGGTCCAGCAGGAACACGGCCTGGCTTTCCTTCTCGCCAAAGATCGCGACCAGCACGTTGACCGAGCTGACCTCCTTGCGACCCGAGGACTGCACATGGAATACCGCCCGCTGCAGGACGCGCTGGAAGCCCAGCGTCGGCTGCACGTCGTCGGTAATGTCCTCCGCAATGCGTGGCGTGTTCTCGTCGAGGAAGATCTGCAGTTCCTGGCGCAGGCGCTCGACATTGGCGCCGCAGGCACGCAACACCTCGGACACCTTCATGGAGTCCAGCAACGCCAGCAGCAGGTGCTCGACGGTAATGAATTCGTGCCGTCTCTGGCGAGCGCCGGAGAAGGCTTCGTTCAGGCAGGCTTCGAGTTCTTTGCTGAGCATGAGTCAGGCCTCTTCAGTCTGGCAGAGCAACGGATGATGATGCTCGCGCGCATAATTGGTTACCTGTGCCGCCTTGGTCTCGGCGATCTCGTAGGTAAAGACACCACAAACGCCCTTCCCCTTGGTATGAACATTCAACATGACCTGGGTCGCCTTGGTTCGATCCATGCGGAAAAACTTCTGCAGTATTTCCACCACGAATTCCATCGGCGTGTAGTCATCATTCAGCAGCACCACCTTGTACAGCGGTGGCCGCTTCAGCTTCGGCCTGGCCTCGCCCAGCGCCAGGCCGTGATCGGGTTCACCCGGCCCTTCCGGCTCGCCACCCTGCGGCGGCCGCGGCATGCCCGCATGAATCTCCACTGCAAAGCCGGACTGTCGCAGTCCGTCTCCTGTCGGTCGCTCTGGCAACAAGCTTGTCAATCTCCTGCTCATGGTCTGATTTTAGCGGATTGCGCCATCGACTGCCGTTCATGACGGCGCCGCCGGTCGGCAGTATGGGGCGGAAAATCAGGTATTCCGGGGGGTTGGGCGGAGGTCCGCCACGCAAATATCCATACTCTCTAACAGATGTGGGCGACAAGTCCGTCTTTCAAGGCCGATCGCGCAGGAATTCCCCCGGCCTACTTGGAGGTGTGCACGAAAACGCCATCCCAGTCCGGGCCCGGCGGTGCCTGCCGGAAATGGGCAATCCGCTGCAGGTAGATCTGGTAGATCCTGCGGTCCGGTTCGGCCTGCGAAAGGGAAAAGAATTCGCGTTCCGCCGAGTCCCAGTTCTGCTGGCGATAGTAGAGCAAGGCCTGCTTGTGCCGCGTACGCAGCGACTTGGTTTCCTTCGGCAAGGCATCACGCCGACCCAGGGGCTCGAAAATGGCCACCGGCTGTTCCTTGCCCTTGACCCGGACTCGGTCCAGCTCCAGGAAAGCAAACTCGGGCGCCGACTCGCGGGTGGAGTCGGACACCAGGATATCCACACCATACTGCTTGGTGAGACCTTCCAGTCTCGACCCCAGGTTCACCGCATCGCCCAGCACGGTGTAAGCCATGCGAAATTCCGAACCCATGTTGCCGACATTCATTTCGCCGGTATTGAGCCCCACGCCGATCTGCAACGGCGGCCAGCCCTTCTTCTTGAACACGGGTTGCAGGCGATTCATCTCCCCGACCATGGCCAGGGCAGCCGCGACGGCATGCGATGCGTGGTCGTTGTCCGGCAAGGGCGCGCCCCAGAACGCCATCACGGCATCACCCATGTACTTGTCGATGGTGCCACGCTGTTCGTGGATGATACGGGTCAGCGGCGTCAGGAACTCGTTCATCAGGGCCGTCAGCTCTTGCGGCTTGAGCCCTTCCGAAATCGTCGTGAAACCGCGCACGTCGGAGAACAGCACGGTCATTTCGCGTGACTCGCCCTCCAGGGTGAACGCGGAGGGATCTTCGCTCATCTCCTCCACCAGTTCCGGCGGAATGTAGGTTCCGAACAGGCTCGACAGCTGGCGCTTGCCGCGGCTTTCGACGAGAAAGCCGTACAGGATATGCAGCACGAACAGCAGGAATGTGAAGAACAATGGCGACGCCAGCGGCACGACGTAATTGAAATCCGTCCAGACGTAGAAATTAGAGCCGACAATCGCGGCCACGATCAGCAGCATGAAAGCCGTTGCCGGTACGACGCTGAAACGACTGGCAACGAAAGTCAGCACGATGCCGACCAGCAACAGCAGGCTGATGTGAGCGCCGTTGACGAACTCCGGGTGGTGCTTGACCCGCCCGTCAAGAATTCCTGAAACCACATTGGCGTGCACTTCGACGCCATTGAAGCGCTCGCCGACCGGTGTCACGCGCAAATCGAACAATCCCGCTGCGGACGTACCCACCAGCACAATGGCATCTTCCAGCTCGGGGAAATCCTTCTCGCCGGCTATGACCTCTGCCGCCGGGACATACGGAAAGCTGTAGACCGGCCCGCGGTAAGGCACAAGCACCGCAAGATCGGCATCGACAGGCACCTTGAAATCACCCACTTCCAGGTACTCGAGATGCAGGTAATCCTTGCGTGGCGCACCGGGCTGGAACGCGAACTGGACAGCCGGCCAGCCACTGGCTGCGCGCAACAACTCGAGACTGAGGGAACCGTACAGGTCGCCGTCGTATTGCTGCAGGGTCGGGGTGCGCCGGAAAGAACCATCCGAGCTGACCAGCGGGTTGTCGAAAAAGCCGCCACGGCGGACCTGCTGCTGGAGAATCGGCAGGTTGGCCGAGTAGCCGCCCGCCTGGTGGAATTCCAGTCGACCCTCGATATTTTCCTCGGGAATCAGCGGCGCAGGCAACAGGCCGAGCTTCTGCGCCTCGCCCTCCTCGAGCTTAGGATGGAAGACGTAACCCAGCACGACGGCGCGACCCTTGATTGCTTCGGCAAACAGGCGGTCGTGTTCCAGGGAAGGCCGGACCTCGGCGTAGGCAGCCTGGAACTCGGGATTCCCGGCCAGCTGCTCGCGGGCCAGTCGATCAAGAACATCGGTGCCGGGGTTCAGCTCGGGTTCCGGGAAAGTGATATCGAAGCCCACGGCACGCACCGCGTAGCGATCGAACAGGTGGTCGATCATCAGGGCCAGGCGATCGCGCGGCCATGGCCACTGGCCCTCGGCCTCTACGCTGGCCTCGTCGATATCGACGATGACCACGCGCGTGTCGATGGTGCCCGGCGCGGTGATGTTCACGCGGGCGTCATAGGCGAAGTTTTCCAGCTGGTTCAGGAGCTGGAACGACAGCACGCCCTTGATGTGCAAAAGGAACACGAAAAACAGCAACGCGGTTATGCCACCGCGTATCAGCCACCTCTGGTTCACACCGCCCCCTGGTCTTTTCCCCCGGTGCCCGTCTGCCGATTGCCTGCACAAATCAAGGCAGAAGACCACATTCCCTGCGACTTCCTGTCATATTCTTCATTCTTGTCCTGTCGCCCAGTGTAACGGAATGCGGGAAAAAGGCACCCGCCGCGAAAGCTGGTCATGGATTGACCACTTTGCAGGGCAGGATGGCGTGCGAAGGTTTGCCCCAGTAGGATGTGCGACCGGGACACCTTATTATCACGACGTCGATTGCGGTCAAGAGTGCCCGCTGCGGCAAACCACGGGGAACAATCCGGCCTTTCCGGAAGCCAGCCATGAACGAGCGTATCAAGCAAATCGGCCTGCCAGCCCTGAACAGCTGGCTGGAACGAAGGGGACCAGCCACCAGCAGTGTCCTGCTCGTCCTGCTGGCGGGCTGGTTGTCCGCCGAGCTGGTGTGGCGGGTTGCCGACACCTGGAGCTTCAAGCCCGGCATGCCGCCCGCCGAGGCCCTTGCCGGCGCCGACTCGAACAGCAGCGGTTCGATCGACCTGGCCCGGGTGGCGGCTACCCACATGTTCGGTGCTGCCGATCCTGCCGAAGTGCAGGCCGCGAGCACGATCAATGCCCCGGAAACCCGGCTGAACCTGAAGCTGAGGGGCATCCTGTCGGCTACCGAGGCGGACTTCTCGCGGGCCATCATTGCCTCCGGCAGCCTGGAAAAGGTCTACGCCGTGGGCAGCAGTGTTCCCGGCGGTGCTGTCGTGCACAGCGTGCTGGCCGACCGTGTCATCCTGGATCGCCGCGGCCAGCTGGAGACATTGACCCTGCCCCGCCAGTCGGCAGACATCACCCCGGAGATCAGGGAAGAGTCCAGCGTCGACTCCCGCAGCAGCGGTAATGACTTCACCGATATTCGCGACGACCTGGCGAGCAATCCGGGCGCCCTCAGCGACCTTGTCCGCATGCAGCCGGTGATGGAGAACGGCCAGATGGTCGGCGTGAAAATATGGCCGCTGCAGCAACGCGAGCGCTTCGCGGCAGCCGGGCTGAGGCCCGGCGACCTGGTCACCGCAGTCAATGGCATGAGCCTGACCGATCCGGCCTCGATGGCCGAAGTCCTGCAGGGAATCCAGTCACTGGACTCCCTGTCGCTGACACTGCGACGCGG
The DNA window shown above is from Gammaproteobacteria bacterium and carries:
- the aat gene encoding leucyl/phenylalanyl-tRNA--protein transferase, with the protein product MTRSVLNLRWIPADAPPDDFPPPELAMTEPDGLLAAGGDLSPARLLAAYQRGIFPWFSEGQPILWWSPDPRAVILPAELRVSRSLRKKLRQRPFAFTVDSAFPAVIQACAEAPRPGQDGTWITPDMQAAYIELHRQGHAHSIEVWQEDSLVGGLYGLAIGKTFCGESMFSQATDASKAAFLLLVRELQARDFTLIDCQLDNPHLASLGCQLLPRAQFLARLHAGQAGHAGAENAEKWTLSVSTSDLGDYDPSVAVS
- a CDS encoding arginyltransferase, producing MNQNEGQPVTLPLYLTPEHPCSYYPEREARTVFADPRLIPDRRAQTEMAEAGFRRSGSYLYRPECEHCSACIPLRVPARGFTPNRSQRRNLRDNADLNISWQRSWCDDELLALYNRYQHWRHPEGDMVAHGAAHFSDFLLSRWADSWFLEIQDEERLVGVLVADRLERGISAVYTFYDPAYEQRGLGSFAILQLIAHARSQGLRDVYLGYWLPGHPKMDYKRKFGPAEYFVEGQWRRAESPQVREKVALHEAMGQNPAPSEETG
- the infA gene encoding translation initiation factor IF-1; its protein translation is MAKEDAIQMEGEVLETLPNTTFRVELENGHVVTAHISGRMRKNYIRILTGDKVTVELTPYDLTKGRIVYRGR
- the clpA gene encoding ATP-dependent Clp protease ATP-binding subunit ClpA: MLSKELEACLNEAFSGARQRRHEFITVEHLLLALLDSMKVSEVLRACGANVERLRQELQIFLDENTPRIAEDITDDVQPTLGFQRVLQRAVFHVQSSGRKEVSSVNVLVAIFGEKESQAVFLLDQQDVTRLDVVNYVSHGISKIPGEEGDDPDIQVPDEEGGEPSGNPLDNFAANLNERASQGLIDPLIGRDLEVERTVQILCRRRKNNPLYVGEAGVGKTAIAEGLAKRIVEGEVPEVLLSAVIYSLDLGALVAGTKYRGDFEKRLKGVLSELKKQDNAILFIDEIHMVIGAGAASGGVMDASNLIKPLLANGELKCIGSTTYEEYRGIFEKDRALSRRFQKIDVPEPSIEETVEILKGLRSRFEEHHDVKYPPKTLRAAAELAARHITDRHLPDKAIDVIDEAGANMRLQPTSKRRKSITVHDVENIVAKIARIPPKSVSSSDKDVLMNLERNLKLTIFGQDEAVETLSSAIKMSRSGLGPEDKPIGSFLFAGPTGVGKTEVTRQLARAMGIELVRFDMSEYMERHTVSRLIGAPPGYVGYDQGGLLTEAVNKQPHCVLLLDEIEKAHPEVFNILLQVMDHGTLTDNNGRQADFRHVIIVMTTNAGASEMSRTSIGFTSQDHSSDGMEAIKRQFSPEFRNRLDSIINFAPLDEATISRVVDKFVMELEGQLEEKGVTLDLDDEARTWIAERGYDPKMGARPMARVVQEHIKRPLAEELLFGKLVDGGEVHVTAKDGSLEIEVIEKASAPA
- the clpS gene encoding ATP-dependent Clp protease adapter ClpS; protein product: MPRPPQGGEPEGPGEPDHGLALGEARPKLKRPPLYKVVLLNDDYTPMEFVVEILQKFFRMDRTKATQVMLNVHTKGKGVCGVFTYEIAETKAAQVTNYAREHHHPLLCQTEEA
- a CDS encoding adenylate/guanylate cyclase domain-containing protein, whose amino-acid sequence is MNQRWLIRGGITALLFFVFLLHIKGVLSFQLLNQLENFAYDARVNITAPGTIDTRVVIVDIDEASVEAEGQWPWPRDRLALMIDHLFDRYAVRAVGFDITFPEPELNPGTDVLDRLAREQLAGNPEFQAAYAEVRPSLEHDRLFAEAIKGRAVVLGYVFHPKLEEGEAQKLGLLPAPLIPEENIEGRLEFHQAGGYSANLPILQQQVRRGGFFDNPLVSSDGSFRRTPTLQQYDGDLYGSLSLELLRAASGWPAVQFAFQPGAPRKDYLHLEYLEVGDFKVPVDADLAVLVPYRGPVYSFPYVPAAEVIAGEKDFPELEDAIVLVGTSAAGLFDLRVTPVGERFNGVEVHANVVSGILDGRVKHHPEFVNGAHISLLLLVGIVLTFVASRFSVVPATAFMLLIVAAIVGSNFYVWTDFNYVVPLASPLFFTFLLFVLHILYGFLVESRGKRQLSSLFGTYIPPELVEEMSEDPSAFTLEGESREMTVLFSDVRGFTTISEGLKPQELTALMNEFLTPLTRIIHEQRGTIDKYMGDAVMAFWGAPLPDNDHASHAVAAALAMVGEMNRLQPVFKKKGWPPLQIGVGLNTGEMNVGNMGSEFRMAYTVLGDAVNLGSRLEGLTKQYGVDILVSDSTRESAPEFAFLELDRVRVKGKEQPVAIFEPLGRRDALPKETKSLRTRHKQALLYYRQQNWDSAEREFFSLSQAEPDRRIYQIYLQRIAHFRQAPPGPDWDGVFVHTSK
- the gspC gene encoding type II secretion system protein GspC, coding for MNERIKQIGLPALNSWLERRGPATSSVLLVLLAGWLSAELVWRVADTWSFKPGMPPAEALAGADSNSSGSIDLARVAATHMFGAADPAEVQAASTINAPETRLNLKLRGILSATEADFSRAIIASGSLEKVYAVGSSVPGGAVVHSVLADRVILDRRGQLETLTLPRQSADITPEIREESSVDSRSSGNDFTDIRDDLASNPGALSDLVRMQPVMENGQMVGVKIWPLQQRERFAAAGLRPGDLVTAVNGMSLTDPASMAEVLQGIQSLDSLSLTLRRGEQEENITLNADR